One genomic segment of Candidatus Dormiibacterota bacterium includes these proteins:
- a CDS encoding glycosyltransferase, producing MADIRIAFISSAIPRRCGIATFTADLVSAVRGADPSVTCRLAAIDEPAVLRPYGSEVRWRIRQGDVESYRAAARSINSSNADLVNVQHEFGLYGTWTEPTFTAGRWTESGYEDHLRPLLEELRKPVVTTMHTVLPRPSPSMRTAVRAIAELSTEVIVMASTAVDILATDYDITTPLRVIPHGMPAIEPRGRHRLKRKLGVQGRTIVSTFGLVDPRKGLQYMIEAMPEVVARYPDALYLVAGQTHPDLVRAQGEQYRQGLVARVHQLAMDDHVAFIDQYMSQRDIIELLLATDVYVTPYLDPNQITSGTLSYALGAGKAVVSTRYLHATEALAGGRGVLVDSRDPGQLGRAVVAILDDPVAKRALEQAAFAYARDATWPRSAQAFLGIVGAMAARRKATAETRRAALATPVRDLGHRLPENPILTAADVSPSLPGLEVVSVFNAAAAQVGDEVVLLLRVGERPRLGAAPPPGALTLDLTGQEPTLQPLAAGFRGDDLVSVAFFDSESRPARVVEVYLPRNLPGLDLSDPRSIRYQTATGGFSAAADDFNDLLTQMSHLRVARSRDGVHFVVEEAPSISPANRFEEYGCEDPRATLIDGVWHITYVSVSRIGITTSRITTTDFRSFERQGVMFLPDHKDVVIFPGRPGGRYAALTRPMPQSFGRVLGIWIAFSEDLVHWGDHRPLALPRPGMWDGLRTGASAVPFRVEEGWLEIYHGVDRDTRYAMGGLLLDADDPSRVIARSPEPILVPTEPYERSGLFNDTVFSCGHVALDPEGETIRLYYGAADSCMAAADLSVREILEQMRPC from the coding sequence GTGGCTGACATCCGGATCGCATTCATCTCCTCCGCCATCCCTCGCCGCTGCGGCATCGCGACGTTCACCGCCGATCTCGTGAGTGCGGTGCGCGGCGCGGATCCGTCGGTGACCTGCCGTCTCGCCGCCATCGACGAGCCCGCGGTGCTGCGACCGTACGGGTCGGAGGTGCGGTGGCGGATCCGGCAGGGTGATGTCGAGAGCTACCGCGCCGCGGCGCGCTCCATCAACTCCTCCAACGCCGACCTGGTCAACGTGCAGCACGAGTTCGGCCTGTACGGCACCTGGACGGAGCCGACGTTCACCGCCGGCCGCTGGACCGAGAGCGGGTACGAGGACCATCTGCGTCCCCTGCTCGAGGAGCTGCGCAAGCCGGTGGTGACGACGATGCACACCGTGCTCCCCCGGCCGTCGCCGTCGATGCGCACCGCGGTGCGCGCGATCGCCGAGCTCAGCACCGAGGTGATCGTGATGGCGTCGACCGCGGTCGACATCCTCGCCACCGACTACGACATCACCACGCCGCTGCGGGTCATCCCCCACGGGATGCCCGCGATCGAGCCGCGCGGACGTCACCGGCTCAAGCGAAAGCTGGGGGTCCAGGGCCGCACCATCGTCTCGACGTTCGGCCTGGTCGACCCGCGCAAGGGGCTCCAGTACATGATCGAGGCGATGCCCGAGGTGGTGGCGCGGTATCCGGACGCGCTCTACCTGGTCGCCGGCCAGACCCATCCCGACCTGGTGCGCGCGCAGGGCGAGCAGTACCGGCAGGGCCTGGTGGCGCGGGTGCATCAGCTGGCGATGGACGACCACGTCGCCTTCATCGACCAGTACATGAGCCAGCGCGACATCATCGAGCTCCTCCTCGCCACCGACGTGTACGTGACCCCGTACCTCGATCCGAACCAGATCACCAGCGGCACCCTCTCCTACGCGCTCGGCGCCGGCAAGGCGGTGGTGTCGACCCGGTACCTGCACGCCACCGAGGCGCTCGCCGGGGGCCGCGGGGTGCTCGTCGACTCCCGCGACCCCGGCCAGCTCGGCCGTGCGGTCGTGGCCATCCTCGACGACCCGGTGGCCAAGCGGGCGCTGGAGCAGGCCGCCTTCGCGTACGCGCGGGATGCCACCTGGCCGCGGTCGGCCCAGGCGTTCCTCGGCATCGTGGGTGCGATGGCGGCCCGGAGGAAGGCCACGGCGGAGACCCGCCGGGCGGCGCTGGCGACGCCGGTTCGGGACCTGGGGCACCGGCTGCCGGAGAACCCCATCCTGACCGCTGCGGACGTCAGCCCCTCCCTCCCCGGGCTCGAGGTGGTGTCGGTCTTCAACGCCGCGGCCGCCCAGGTCGGCGACGAGGTGGTGCTGCTGCTGCGCGTCGGCGAGCGCCCCCGCCTCGGCGCGGCGCCCCCGCCCGGCGCCCTCACCCTCGACCTGACCGGGCAGGAGCCCACGCTCCAGCCGCTGGCCGCCGGCTTCCGGGGCGACGACCTGGTCAGCGTCGCCTTCTTCGACTCCGAGAGCCGCCCGGCGCGGGTGGTCGAGGTCTACCTGCCCCGCAACCTCCCCGGCCTCGACCTCAGCGACCCGCGCTCGATCCGCTACCAGACCGCCACCGGCGGCTTCAGCGCGGCGGCCGACGACTTCAACGACCTGCTCACCCAGATGTCGCACCTGCGGGTCGCGCGCAGCCGCGACGGCGTCCACTTCGTGGTCGAGGAGGCGCCGTCGATCTCGCCGGCGAACCGCTTCGAGGAGTACGGCTGCGAGGATCCCCGGGCGACGCTGATCGACGGCGTCTGGCACATCACCTACGTCTCGGTGAGCCGCATCGGCATCACCACCAGCCGGATCACCACCACCGACTTCCGCAGCTTCGAGCGCCAGGGGGTGATGTTCCTGCCCGACCACAAGGACGTGGTGATCTTCCCCGGCCGTCCCGGGGGCCGGTACGCGGCACTCACCCGGCCGATGCCGCAGTCGTTCGGGCGGGTGCTCGGCATCTGGATCGCCTTCTCGGAGGACCTGGTCCACTGGGGCGACCACCGTCCGCTCGCGCTGCCCCGGCCGGGGATGTGGGACGGGCTGCGCACCGGCGCGAGCGCCGTCCCCTTCCGCGTCGAGGAGGGATGGCTGGAGATCTACCACGGAGTCGACCGCGACACCCGCTACGCAATGGGGGGCCTGCTCCTCGACGCCGACGACCCCAGCCGGGTGATCGCGCGCTCGCCGGAGCCGATCCTGGTGCCCACCGAGCCGTACGAGCGCTCCGGGCTCTTCAACGACACCGTGTTCTCCTGCGGCCACGTCGCCCTCGACCCCGAGGGCGAGACCATCCGCCTGTACTACGGCGCCGCCGACAGCTGCATGGCCGCGGCCGATCTCAGCGTCCGCGAGATCCTCGAGCAGATGCGCCCGTGCTGA